GCAGATACAAGTGGAAGCTAAGAGCTGCTGCCCATCCACCACTGCAAGAAATGTCTACAATACCTGCCGTTTGACGGGTGCATCCCGTCCAACGTGTGCAAAACTGTCAGGCTGCCAAATTATCAGCGGGAACAAATGCAAGCCCCCTAACGACCACCTCACCCTTGACCCGGACACTGgtaaataataaatttatctCACTTGATTTCTTTGTGTTTTGAGTCGTTAATGTATTTTCCATCTGATGAAACGCATTGGTTTTGCATTGAAGAGGAAGTTAATGTGCTTAACTTCTGCAAGTTGGGGTGTGCGTCGTCTGTGTGCAACAACATCAACGCTGGTAAGCACCTTTTGCTCAGACAGAGAAAACAATAATCATTAATTAGCGGCAGCTAGAATCCTATaatctaatatatatatataattttatcAGCTCTGGGAAATGAAGAGGCGAACGATGCCGTTGAGAGTTGCGACCAAGCCTGCTCTAGCTTCTGCAGCGTGCATGTTGGCAGCGCCACCGTGGTTGCTTAAGCAAATGCATCCAACTAGATCGTCCTTGTGCTGAATAATTGGATATCGTATCCACTTAAAGCTGCCTTGTGTAGTACGTCTTTGTGTCTCTCTTTATATTCCAATAAGGTCGGTGATCTTGATGCCACACACTCAGATGTGTGTTCATCTCCAGATACTACTCCATGCTACCTGCCCTTTGTGTTTTGTTCAATAACTGGGTATCATATCCCAACCAGTATGCCGTCTGTTTTGTGTTTGTTTCCTTCTAGTTCCAAAAGGGTCATCATGATGTTACCTTCTTTCAATATGGTGCTTTGCATGACTACTATTGTATGGTACCATCTTGTGGCCAATAAGTACATCTTATCCTATGACCTTTGCTATGACCCTTTGCAAATAAGTAGAAGATTGTTATAAGCGTCAATACTCCTTATAAATTGATCGCTGCTGTGAGTTCCCTTTCAGCTTATCGTAGGCATACATTATTGCTAGCACGGTAAAGCCAATCAACACGAATGATGAAGTAAATGTAGCGGTACTTCTGTATACCAACACCCTTACTTAAATGTACCGGTGTCATTCCCTACTGGCACATATATTCTTATATGCTAGCCAGCTTGTAAAATTAACCAATTAAAATAATTAATTCAAGATAGAAATAACTTATCGGCTTCTCGAAGCATGTGTAATATGAATCGCTTCATCTATATTGCTTTCAGGATTTTGGGTAACTAAATTTAACATTTGCACATACAAATGTTAAAGTACAAATGTTAAATCTAGTTACCCAAGCAGAATATGAATATACtctatagtatatatatactatataaatCTAGTTAACATTTAGTCTAAATGTTAAATCTAGTTACCTAAAATCCTGAAagcaaaatgtataaatatatatCTTTTAAGGCAGTATAAGCTTCGATTCCTATTGCTGCTCTGTTAAATCTCATCTTTCGTTGTGGCCCAACACTCTAGTATGTATGTTGCACCAAGCTTCCTTGAGCCGCTCTGCCCTCTGATTTTGCTGCGTAGGGGAATCTTTATCAGGTTGGGCTGCTTCCAGTCATACGATGTGTGGCTTCATATCTTCTACAAGTTAGACAGGAAACCCGCGTTCTGGAAGATTCTGCAACGTGCACGTTGGCGCTGCCACCGTGGTTGCTTAAGCAAATGCATCCAACTGAATCGTCCTTGTGCTAAATAATTGGATATCGTATCCACTGCTTAAAGCTGCCATGTTTAGTACATCTTTGTTTTTCTCTCTTTATATTCCAATAAGGTCGGTGATCTTGATGCCACACACTCAGATGTGTGTTCATCTTCGGATACTACTCCATGCTACCTGCCCTTTGTGTTTTGTTCAATAACTGGGTATCATATCCTAGTCAGTGTGCCATCTGTTTTGTGTTTGTTTCCTTCTAGTTCCAAAGGGGTTATCATGATGTTACCTTCTTTTGAGGTGTCTATGACTTTGTTAATATCAATATTAACCAATTCAATCTATCTTAA
The genomic region above belongs to Setaria italica strain Yugu1 chromosome VI, Setaria_italica_v2.0, whole genome shotgun sequence and contains:
- the LOC101771790 gene encoding thionin, which translates into the protein MMKNMALAGNGMKKLILAVLLLCLVIGQIQVEAKSCCPSTTARNVYNTCRLTGASRPTCAKLSGCQIISGNKCKPPNDHLTLDPDTEEVNVLNFCKLGCASSVCNNINAALGNEEANDAVESCDQACSSFCSVHVGSATVVA